The Fusarium falciforme chromosome 12, complete sequence DNA window TCCCGATCTCAGTCTGTAGACTGTACCAGTCCGTCTCGGTACGATCTAGCTGAATGACCGCGGTTGTGGGACGGGGGCCACCGGACATATCCTCGAGTTTCTCAATCTCTCTGTCTATGGCTTCAATAGCAGCGTCGTTGGAGCCGGGGTCGCCAGAGTCATGGGCTTCGTCCTCTAGAACTTCAATGGCGTTTCTTAGCTCTGTCAGTCTGGTCTGTCGGGaattttccttcttctcttcctcttcccttGTTGTGGTAGCCCAGAAGGAGATGGGCAACGATGACCAGGCTTCGTACAGCCACGGGCTGTCGCTCAAAGTCAAGTGATAGAAGAGCGACTGGGGTAGCTGCAAAAATGTCCGCGAAGCGAGCCGGAGGTTGGCAATATCCCTGAAGCCCAACTGCAGCAGGATAAACATCCTAATCTCTCCAGGTAGTCGGGAGAAGAGATCCGTGGGATTTTTCGCCATCGAGACGGCCGTGGGAGTTACTTCAGAGTCAGCCTGGCCAAGCTCTTTTAGACGCTTCGCCGAAGATAAGAGAGATTCCAAGCCAGGTACAAAGCATGGATTGGCGGCAAGGTACTCATCCCCTGGGGAATGATTCCAGGACTGCTGTTGGCCATTTTCGACATCGGGATGTCGAGGAAAGGCATAAAAGTCCTCGTAGTTTGCTTCATGTGCCCACCACTGTGTGAGGCATTCAATGTCGACAAGGCCGTACCTATGCAACGAGGCTCTCTTGAAAACCTCGAGACAGGTCGGATGAAAAGGCATGGCGTAGACTTCAGCGTCCTCAATAGTCCAGATGCAGTTGTCAGCATGAGGACTGTCGCAGTCATGGCGAGCAGGAAAGACCTCGGGATAGTCCATGTCCCTGCTCGGCATGGAGTCATTCAGACCGCTGAGGAAGAAGTGCCCCGAAGTTTCAaactcctcatcatccgGCTCAGGTTCCCAGTCCTCTGGCTTGCGCACAAGGCATTGGGAGGTTTTGCAACCCCTCATGGCCTTTACCGAGATGTCGTGTCCGTTGTAAGCATCACCTTGATTACATCTTGGCCCTGAAATATGTTCCCAATCATCCGGCTCGAAGTTGTCTTCATCAATGTCGGCGGGGAAGACTTTGACGGGCTCCACGAGAGCAGTCTCGGGTTCTTCAGCATCTTCGTTTCCATCGGCATATCTGTTGACCCAAAAGCATCCCGGTTCATCAGGACAAGACTCTGGATGGAAACGATATGGATAGTCGCACTCTTGACCCCAAGCTGCGCTGCGAGGTTCCTTCTCTGTGCGGGCACGGCTGATGTTGAAACTGACGCCACATATGTGGCAGTGAATTTCGGAGTAACCCATGGCGTAATGATTTTATTGAGAAATTGGCTTTCTGAGGTGAAAAATATTGCAAGAGGAAGAGTTCACGATGGCCCCTTTATGCTGACCGACGGTTAATTTCGGAGGCAGAAGTCTGGGCGCCCCACATCGGCGATTGCTTCTTTTGCTTTGGGAAGCACAGGGGACAGACAATCAACCAGCCAAGAACAAGGCACCAGAACTGTAGATTGCAATGAAAGAGTAAATTCCACGGAAAGATTTACCGGACACTATTGGTCTGTTTACCGCAAGAAGTAACAAAACGAGCAACATGGATGTCAGCCGTCCAGTACGGGATCACATCGCAACGTCTGGACAGACCTAGGTACCTAAGATTCTATCGTACAAGGACCAATGATAGATGCCCGCAAGCATCACGTCAGTGAAGCTTGGTCCCAGAATCAGACCGGGGTTTGGTGCCTTCACGCTGCTTGTCATTCGACCTAATCCAAGAGCACAGACTTGTCCTGCCTCCATCATGCTCAAAAACCTTCTGAATAAGGTCAcaagaagctattataggcactcgccgccgccgtaaCTATCCGGGCACGTTGTTGCCTGCTGATGTCGGTGCTTCCTTACCTAGTGAACATGGGTATTCAGCAAGTTCGTAGGAGATGCTTGTGTTTTAAACTCCGCTGCTTGGGAACAAAAATTATCCCTTGCAAGGACTCAGGTTATCGTGCTAGAACGTGGAAAGTCATGCAGGCAAAGGGGGAGGTCACGTGTGTTAGGGAAAGAAGAGATTGGACAGTCACGTGATACGTCAAGGCAACCCACTGAGTCAGGATTGGTagagataagataagatagGGCAAGATAGAGGGGCAATTTGGAGGGGCACGAATGGATGGCATCAAAAAGTTTCTCTAGCAACAACCACGCACTCATCAATCAAGCTCCCATCTTTGCTTCTGCAGAAATCAGACAACATGGCCACCGGAATCGACGCCGAGGCGCCTCACAACAACTTCGACGTGCGTAAATTTCCTCTCCCAAGCCTCCTCGCTCTTCCCCGGCAGCGCCAACCCCCCCGCAATCCGGCTTCCACGGCTTCAGTACTGACATTTTTCGTCACAGACCATCTTGGTGTTGGATTTCGGCAGCCAAACCAGCCATCTGATTCTCCGTCGCCTGCGAGCTCTCAGTGTTTATGCTGAGATGCTCCCCTGCACCACCAAGCTCGCCGATCTCACCTGGAAGCCCAAGGGTATCGTCTTGTCTGGAGGTAAGAATCCTTTCGGCCCTCCTCCATTTTTCTTTCTGACAAACTCAATAGGCCCCTCCTCCGTTTACGACGACGGCTCACCCCGTGAGATTTCCCTCCCTCGCACATGAGATGCAAGTATGCTGATCTAAAAAAGACGTTGACCCCGCTGTCTTTGAGCTTGGTGTTCCGATCCTGTGAGTCACCTCGGTGTTGAGAAACACACATTCACTGACACGAAATTATAGTGGTATTTGGTATGACTCCATTTGAGCCCCATTATGGTCTAGTACTAATTACTCGAATTTAGCTATGGCTGCCAGGCAAGCTTTTCATTTTCTCTGATCTCGCAAATCTTTAACTAACCTCGTATAGGAAATTGCTTGGCAGGCCGACTCTGCGAACGTTGCTCGCGGAATAGCTCGAGGTTTGTCTTTGCTCATTGAACCCGCGTGTCCACGGTTTCTAACAACTCGGCTGGACAGAGTACGGCCACGCTGACGTCACCATTCACAAGGTTGACAACCATGTCGACCGTCTCTTCGCTGGTCTGGGCGAGACCATGCATGGTGAGTTCCCTTCCCTATGAAACTTCCAAGTCTTTTACGGATTCTAACGCTGGATAGCCTACATGAGCCATTTCGACAAGCTCGTCCGCCTGCCCGAGGGGTTCGTTGTTGTGGCCAAGACTGCCAACTCCGAGTTTGCTGGCATTGCTCACCAGTCAAAGCCCATCTTTGGTGTGTTTGTCCATCACAAACTCGATTCACGTCACCCATCTCCCCACCTCATCATTCACTGGCCGCGCTGCTGCGCTTTTGCCccccttttcttttcccttctCGTTACATAAGAGTCCCCTCTAACTTCACCCACTGTGTGCTCTTTACTAACTCAAGATCCCAACAGGCGTGCAATTCCACCCCGAGCTCGAACACGTATGCATACCAGCTCCTTCCTACCTTCTTGCCCCTGCCCCTCAACTAACATGATGCGACTCATAGACTCCCCGTGGAAGTGAGCTCTTGCGCAACTTCAGTGTCGACATTTGCGGAGCTCAACCCAACTGGGTCATGAGTGACTTCATCGAGCAGGAGATTGCTCGTATCAGGAAGCTTGTTGGCGACAAGGCCCAGGTTATTGGAGCTGTTTCTGGCGGTGTCGACAGCACAGTGGCCGCCAAGCTTATGAAGGAGGCAATTGGTACGCTATCAGGGTTGTATCATGCATATATGGAGAGGCTGACACAAATATAGGTGACCGCTTCCACGCTGTCCTCATCGACAACGGTATGACCAAGTCTTGTGCACGAGCCTAACGGACACTAACTTGGTGTAGGCTTGATGCGTCTCAACGAGTGCGAGCAGGTGAAGGAGACTCTTCAACAGCATCTCGGAATCAACCTTACGGTAGTTGATGGCGCCgagctcttcctcggccGCCTCAAGGGCGTCAGGGAgcccgagaagaagcgcaagatcATTGGAGAGACCTTTGTATGTCCTCAATTGCTCCATCCCCCCGGCTTTCATGTCGCCAGCGGTGCTAACTGGTTAATAGATTGACTTGTTCGagaaagaggccatcagaaTCGAGAAGGAAGCAGAGAACACCCCCAACGCCGGAAAAGTCTCTTGGTTCCTCCAGGGAACGGTATGTCACCCTGTGCCAAGGTCCTTCTTATTTGGATGCCTGGATTGACTGACATCTTTGCTCTGATGTAGTTGTACCCGGACGTGTATGTGTAGCGAGCGGTTTGTGTACCAGGGGAAGACTGACCGTCTACAGCATCGAGTCACTGAGCTTCAAGGGCCCTTCTGCCACTATTAAGAGTTAGTAGCTGTCGTAGAAACCGACGCCTGCAATTGCTGACTCTTTTCATAGCGCATCACAACGTCGGTGGTCTTCCCAAGGCAAGTCTCCCCTCCCACCCTCCGTATCCAACATTGAACTAACCAAAACATAGCGAATGATGGACGGCGTTAGTTACACCTCTTCTTACTCTTTTCTCTCGTATCATGACTGACTTTGACCATGACAGCAAGGCCTACGCGTAAGTTGACAGTTCAACCCCCTGAAGTCCCTCCAGTGACAACACCAACTCTCCTATCATTTTtgaccatctccatcccccTGAGCGCGAAAAGAGACCCACAAAGgcgtttttttttccccGCTCTTGAGCGTCCGGGGAGTAAAACTGACAGCGATTCAGCTCTTGGAACCTTTGCGCGAGCTCTTCAAGGACGAGGTCAGGGCACTTGGTAGGCGTCTCCAGATTCACGAGGACCTCGTGAACCGACATCCTTTCCCCGGGTAagtttcttctttcttcttttttcttttgtcttttttttttacccccTGAGGGGTCAAGGGGGGACACCCTCCTACCAACAGCAGGTCATGCTGAACCGTTTGAGGCTGTGCGGAGCTAATTCTATGGACTACACAGACCTGGCATCGGAGTTCGTGTCCTGGGAGATATTACCCCTGAACGAGTCGAAATCGCGAGAAAGGCCGACcacatcttcatctccatgATCAAGGAGGCCGGAATCTACAACGAGGCAAGTTCACTAGTACTAGTTCTCAAACAAGAGCTGACTGTTCGGATAGATGTCCCAAGCCTACGCCGGTTTGGATACCAATAAGGGTATGTGCACCAGAGATGGGGTGGTTAAGACGCCCGTCTCGACTTGACTAACTGTTTCTCACAGCTGTTGGCGTCATGGGAGACACCCGTGTCTATGGATACATCGTCATGTAAGTTATCGCCCATTGCTCTGTCCTAGAGACCTGAGTTCTGACCTGGTTCATAGCCTCCGAGCTGTCACAACTAGTGACTTCATGAGCGCCGAGCCCTACGAGTTCTCCTTCAAATtgctcaaggccatggctCGCAGGATCGTCAACGAGGTGGACGGAGTTTCCCGAGTCACATATGACCTGTAAGTCACTTCCCTTGTTTCCGTCTTGAAGCTCCAGCTGATATTTGGCAGTTCTTCGAAGCCCCCCGGCACCATCGAACTGGAGTAGAAACTGGATTGATCTAGAGGCAGAGAATGGCCAAATTGGGCCTCAACCATGGGTTTCTATGAAGACAATCTTCTCAAAGTGCCGTTTTTGTGGGCAGATAGATTAGGGAAAAGTGAATCGATTTTAAGTAAACAACAGACAACAACTTTCCAAGGACTGTGATGATTCGCTTGAATTGTCGTGAATTCTCCACCAGGAATCACTCATTCAGCGAAGAAGTTGGCGACTAAGACTTTGAGCAGTTTGTTACCTGTACAGATCAGCCTGATCAGGCAATCAAGTCTTCCCAGGCAAAAACACAACGCTTTCGGTTCAGTCACCAAAGACGTAGACGATTGGCACATCCAGTTGGTTGATTGGCACACTCACGGTTTTATAGAGTAAGGCCAGCTAGCTATGCTATTGTTCAGTACCTTTCTTTGGTGCTGATCTAATTACACACACCAAGGCCATCAtttgccaaggccatcagGACCAGCTCAGCCGGAATTGAGAGTCAACACGTGGTTTCATTTAAAAGAACCATCATCTATCTGATTTGCGTGGGCTGTTTTGTTTCCTATGGGTCCTTTCTCCCTTGAACTAAACCCTGTTATATGCCTGCGATTAGGAGCATTGCTTTCGAATGGTAAACGCATCCACTGCACTCATTTTCGCGCCTGAGAACTTCCCATTCTAGAATAGTAGCACGAGACGAGTTCATTCAGGCCTCCAACGCTGCATGTCGCCCTCTACACAGCCCACCTGAGGCTTGCATGATTCTGTGGGGAGCTGACACTTGGCGCCAACGTGGAGCATCCGAGAAGCCGAGAGAACTGCCAACAGCCCAATAGATTGTGAAGATCATATTCGATAGCTTGGCAAGTAGTACATAAATCGATAGGTGGTGCAGAGATAAGCGCCCAACTTGCAGATAGTGGTACAAAGCAGGTTGGGCACaagaggagggcgacgaaAGCCTGGTGATTCGTAGATGCTACGAATGAAACCGAGGCTCCGAGCGCCGTGGATTATCCCTTGCATTTAGTTATGCCAGGTTTCTAAATAAGAGCACTTGGCGAGAATGAGCACACGATGTGGCATGGCAGCGACTGCCTGTCTAGTTAGTTAGAGCGTTTGCCTTGTCGCGGAGGCAGCTCATTCCAAGCCTTCCAATGTCCAAGGGACATGACCATATCAAAGCATGTTACAAGCCATTCTGGTCTATACTGAGTTGTtatgaaggaggagaggtCTACTCTGTCTAGCCACCAAGGCAACCATATGCTCAATGGTCACGTCAACACTGGTTGATCGAGAGACACAAccaaaaagcaagcaagcaagaaaCAGACATCACTAGACTGTTTCACTTGGTCTGCAGGGTGCTCTCCAGCGTGATGACGGCCAACCTAGCAAATCACGATACACAAGGCGCACCTCTCGTGTAAGACACCCAAGAACCCTCCGCCTCTTGGCGTGCGGAGAAGCTAGCACAGCCCATACGGTCCGTCCCGCCATGATGAATTCAGCTTGGCGATCCTCGCATGGTTAGCGAGCTCAGGGTCGCCAGTTTTCTTGCTTGTAATGGGTTACAGCTTGGGGAGGCTGACTGGTCATCTGGCTCAGTTTGAGTCGAGGTGCTTTCGTTTCGATCAAAACCACGCTTGGTATGGAAAGCATATCTGCTGCCAAGAAACAGTAtgtcaaggaggccatcCAACGTGCCCACTAAGTTGTAATGAAACCGCCCATGTCTTGTTTCCTCACTTGTTGGTTCTGAATCGCCGCCGAGTCCAGCCTGTATGTCTTGCCAAGTCCATTCCATCCCGCGATAGGCAGAAACGAGGGGAAATATGTGCCACGTTGCCCACGAGAGGAGGCCACGCCAAGATACGTCATTACGAGATATCCAGCCGCAGAGGACTTGGCGCTGCAGAGACATTGGAGGCCTGCGAGGGGCCAGTTGAAGGCGATACGAGACCATATCGCCTGTTTCAGGCAGTGGCAGAGcattatataaagtagtcATCTCCCCGCTTCTCCAGCTACTATATTCCACACTTCCAGCACCAGTCCCTCAGCTCCAACTTACCCCTTACCCCCAAACCCTAATATAACATGTCCGATACCCTCAAGAACGGCGAGTGGCTCAAGGTCGGCGATAGCCTTTGGAGCCCTGATGGCTCCGTCGAACTGAAAATGCAAGAGGATGGTAAGCTGGCCATCTACTGGGAAGGGGAGTGCCGGTTTCAGACCACCGACGAGGAACGCGACGACATTGATGGAATTCGAATTCAAGAGGACGGGAACTTCGTTATTTAGTAGGTTTTATGCCTTTTACTAGTTGCTATTGTCTGCGATAAGCTAACCGCGTCTTCCAGTGACAACGACGGCAATGCTGTCTGGGCCTCTGACACTGCTGAGCCCACGGGAGACAGCAGCGTCGAGGTTGTTGTCCAAGATGACGGCAATGTAGTCTTGTACAAGAAGACCGCTATCTGGTGCAGCGAGACTCACAAATAAGGGTGGTGCTGTTGAAGAGTCAAGGTCGTGGTGGTGATATGGCAACCTCCAGGGGGACACGTGATGCTCCACTGACTTCGCCCGTCACACACTTCTGTCGGACATGCACCTTTTTACTTACTGTCTGATTATGATTGAATGATAAAACGTGTTCTAAACGGTTTTTGCTTTCTTAGGTGTGATTCATGTTTGTTGAGCCATTCGGCAGCTCATCTGCACCTGGTTGTGCAACGATCGTCAGGCGTGTCTGGCAACGATGACAGCCCAACAGAAACAATACTTTAATGATGGAATACAAAGTGTCTCATTTACCGTTAGTTGAGGCTCATGGTTCTATTCACTCACTGCAACTGTCAGGTTCATTCACGATACGCGGTTTCTCCAGTCCCCAAACCTCTACAACGCCGTGACAGGTGTGTACGATCTTAACATATGCTTCGTGTTTGCTacaatcttaataaaatcaTCCTGGTGTAAAGCCAACGTCATCCAAATGGTGTCTAATAACATGTTGAGGCGGAAGGGACACGATGCTATCATTGGTTTCAGCGAGGACAAGGTTATCGATCCACTCAAACCATCCAGCAGCCCGCACTAAAAGCTAGAAATGGCTCATATAACGGAGGTTGGTATTAGTGCTGCACGATAAGGGCCAGTTACAAAAGGCTATATGCCGTCTCGTCGACTGACCGAGACTCGCGAGGCTTGGTCTAATCCCTGGCAGCAAGACATCGTCCATATACAGGTAATACCAGATCATCTGATCTAAGTAGAACGTTCCCTTCATTGAGTGACAGTATCAATGGGAGATGCACCATTTCCCTTCTGCTGACGTTGATGCCGCCAAGGAAGCGAGTGGGTGGAACAAATGCAGCAGTAACCTTTGCCGCCATTGAAGGCCTGACACCAACTTTATGGCGGCATAGAGCATACGACAGTAGAGGCATATAAGCTTTCCTGATGTAGGCCTCTTCGGCGGAGCCAGTAGTCCCTTACGTGAGGGACAATCTTCCGTAGCTCGTCCTAGATCTCAAGGGAATGAACTCCTTGTGATGAATAGTGATATCCTTGATACTCTAGAGCAGATCTGGCGCATCAAGAAAAAGCTGGTCGATGGTGTGACTTCCCAATGCTTCGAGACAGATGGATATCCTCAACGTCCGGACGTTGTTGCGCTGACCAGGAAGGTCTTCCATGGCGATGGTCTTCACTTGCTGAAGCTTCTGACGCTGATATCAATGGCGAGCCATTTGAGAAGAAGTATATAGCGTTCCGTATAACTTCGTGGTGTTTGAAACCGGTGATATCACTGACACATCTGATTGATGAAGTGAATATTGTAAGACTCTTGTAACACTGTCGCTCAGCATCTCAAGCATAGTGATACAGGGTAGTTGCATCGACATGTGCATTCTACTCAAAAAAATGAATGGATATGGACAGTAGAGCAAAGGCTATCTTGAAGCAGATGGACTGTTGATTTGAGTGCATGTTGCTAGACTGGAAATCCCTACTTGTAGGCAAAGTAAAGTTCCTTGGTGCATGAAAACCTTTTTCAAATTCGACACCACTAGCAACTTTAGCGCGATAGGCATGGTCGCCACTTCGCTTTATGGATTTGAATAGAGGTAGATCATCTAACTCTCTTCTTCTACAATTAATGCAAGGAGAGAATGTTTCTCTTGTTCA harbors:
- a CDS encoding F-box domain-containing protein, translated to MGYSEIHCHICGVSFNISRARTEKEPRSAAWGQECDYPYRFHPESCPDEPGCFWVNRYADGNEDAEEPETALVEPVKVFPADIDEDNFEPDDWEHISGPRCNQGDAYNGHDISVKAMRGCKTSQCLVRKPEDWEPEPDDEEFETSGHFFLSGLNDSMPSRDMDYPEVFPARHDCDSPHADNCIWTIEDAEVYAMPFHPTCLEVFKRASLHRYGLVDIECLTQWWAHEANYEDFYAFPRHPDVENGQQQSWNHSPGDEYLAANPCFVPGLESLLSSAKRLKELGQADSEVTPTAVSMAKNPTDLFSRLPGEIRMFILLQLGFRDIANLRLASRTFLQLPQSLFYHLTLSDSPWLYEAWSSLPISFWATTTREEEEKKENSRQTRLTELRNAIEVLEDEAHDSGDPGSNDAAIEAIDREIEKLEDMSGGPRPTTAVIQLDRTETDWYSLQTEIGRNWKKLQGLRNRRRIWDDCQEILNCVDAYRREGKIRRGQAVDIVAMARRAEEVQAEKGRRWARYCAAGRQGPYNPEDWA
- a CDS encoding Bulb-type lectin domain-containing protein, which translates into the protein MSDTLKNGEWLKVGDSLWSPDGSVELKMQEDGKLAIYWEGECRFQTTDEERDDIDGIRIQEDGNFVIYDNDGNAVWASDTAEPTGDSSVEVVVQDDGNVVLYKKTAIWCSETHK
- a CDS encoding GMP synthase [glutamine-hydrolyzing] — protein: MATGIDAEAPHNNFDTILVLDFGSQTSHLILRRLRALSVYAEMLPCTTKLADLTWKPKGIVLSGGPSSVYDDGSPHVDPAVFELGWYLEIAWQADSANVARGIAREYGHADVTIHKVDNHVDRLFAGLGETMHAYMSHFDKLVRLPEGFVVVAKTANSEFAGIAHQSKPIFGVQFHPELEHTPRGSELLRNFSVDICGAQPNWVMSDFIEQEIARIRKLVGDKAQVIGAVSGGVDSTVAAKLMKEAIGDRFHAVLIDNGLMRLNECEQVKETLQQHLGINLTVVDGAELFLGRLKGVREPEKKRKIIGETFIDLFEKEAIRIEKEAENTPNAGKVSWFLQGTLYPDVIESLSFKGPSATIKTHHNVGGLPKATNDGRRYKAYAVRGVKLTAIQLLEPLRELFKDEVRALGRRLQIHEDLVNRHPFPGPGIGVRVLGDITPERVEIARKADHIFISMIKEAGIYNEASSLMSQAYAGLDTNKAVGVMGDTRVYGYIVILRAVTTSDFMSAEPYEFSFKLLKAMARRIVNEVDGVSRVTYDLSSKPPGTIELE